A single region of the Mercenaria mercenaria strain notata chromosome 6, MADL_Memer_1, whole genome shotgun sequence genome encodes:
- the LOC123549197 gene encoding uncharacterized protein LOC123549197, producing MASRNTKLQQTKKSASKNAVSASTRAKKTHHQKGTCHIPSSAATLQAASLRKYTCNSCSKSLQTQVQLSQHKKDKHGIKRLSSGSASFPARPSKPGVGSYTCSICLSHFSSAGALLQHRNDKHHAKEDGSLSHSISKKKKSYNDEYKCPKCIKGFSTKFQLDQHCNDKHQNNGQVQNTPQARNHGHNTAKGNARQDVLTKQEKAELLRNKRKKEIDEYYAKKVDIDKVEKKASIQIVNDTLFEIMSHVQGQRGGDIYCPNHVKAGSFPVNTKIGKPDEFDTNICLKLGHKDVKIRSGGTVNYAYAQTEHATNMNVKCEIGQTKKSVKVPDGYVVASVNVDKIPGDLRYGNDLIPREMRYDLYQKIKTAKHERKMAYVDLSRDAHGPAITMTIRPHKPFTIQHHISVDITISLPSDIPITKWPRKGTKQAFSEKLISDVKKTGTHLVPKKDEFWAVSYSKAERALFSRIDEGNGCRKFVYKMLKKYMQSCKSRSKNGLPGLSSHILKTQLLWFCEQYTAPEYWHNNNRDVCLIDALADLEETLKSGHLHDYFDIKVDILKSKDAAACTELANYLHNKKNQLERE from the exons ATGGCAAGTCGTAACACAAaattacaacaaacaaaaaagtctGCAAGTAAAAATGCCGTTTCTGCATCTACGAGAGCGAAAAAGACACATCATCAAAAGGGTACTTGTCACATTCCGAGCAGTGCTGCAACATTACAGGCAGCAAGTCTAAGAAAATATACTTGTAATTCATGCAGTAAAAGTTTACAAACGCAAGTCCAACTTTCACAACACAAAAAAGATAAACACGGAATAAAACGACTTAGCAGTGGTAGTGCAAGCTTTCCAGCAAGGCCATCCAAACCAGGTGTCGGAAGTTATACTTGTTCCATATGCTTGAGCCATTTTTCGTCCGCCGGCGCATTATTGCAACACAGGAACGACAAACACCACGCTAAGGAAGACGGAAGTCTTTCTCATTCCATATCTAAGAAAAAGAAATCTTATAACGACGAATACAAATGCCCAAAGTGCATTAAAGGTTTCTCTACAAAATTTCAACTTGATCAACATTGTAATGACAAACATCAAAATAATGGACAAGTACAAAATACACCCCAAGCAAGAAACCATGGCCACAATACGGCAAAAGGTAACGCAAGACAAGATGTGCTCACAAAACAAGAGAAAGCTGAATTGCTGCGAAATAAAAGGAAGAAAGAAATTGACGAGTATTATGCCAAGAAAGTAGATATCGATAAAGTTGAGAAGAAGGCATCCATTCAAATTGTAAATGACACACTCTTCGAGATTATGTCCCACGTGCAGGGGCAAAGAGGAGGTGATATCTACTGCCCGAACCATGTGAAAGCCGGAAGTTTTCCTGTAAACACAAAAATTGGCAAACCAGATGAATTTGACACAAATATCTGTTTGAAATTAGGACACAAAGATGTTAAGATCAGAAGTGGCGGAACGGTAAACTACGCATACGCACAG ACTGAACATGCAACAAACATGAATGTTAAGTGTGAGATTGGTCAAACCAAAAAAAGTGTAAAGGTTCCGGATGGCTATGTTGTAGCATCGGTTAATGTCGACAAAATTCCTGGAGATCTTAGATATGGGAACGATCTAATTCCACGGGAGATGAGATATGATCTTTACCAGAAAATCAAAACTGCAAAACACGAACGAAAAATGGCAT ATGTTGACCTAAGCAGGGATGCACATGGGCCAGCTATTACCATGACCATTCGCCCACATAAACCGTTTACTATTCAGCACCATATCAGTGTTGACATTACAATATCCCTACCAAGTGATATACCTATAACAAAGTGGCCGCGCAAAGGAACCAAACAGGCTTTCAGCGAAAAGCTCATAAGTGATGTAAAGAAAACTGGAACACATCTTGTACCAAAGAAGGACGAGTTCTGGGCTGTTTCGTACTCCAAAGCTGAACGAGCATTATTCTCTAGAATTGATGAGGGTAACGGCTGCAGAAAATTTGTCTACAAAATGTTAAAGAAGTACATGCAAAGTTGTAAATCTCGCTCAAAAAACGGATTGCCAGGATTGTCTTCACACATTTTAAAG ACCCAGTTGTTATGGTTTTGTGAGCAATATACCGCGCCCGAATACTGGCACAACAATAACCGTGACGTATGCTTGATCGATGCATTAGCTGACCTTGAGGAAACACTGAAGAGTGGGCATTTACATGATTACTTTGATATAAAAGTTGATATACTTAAAAGTAAAGATGCTGCTGCATGTACTGAACTGGCAAACTACCTACATAATAAGAAAAACCAGTTAGAACGGGAGTGA